The Spirochaetota bacterium genome contains a region encoding:
- a CDS encoding peptidylprolyl isomerase — MNRSIIAVMLVPVLAIAACKSKNDVVATYDGGRITRGEFHEWMDMKRLSRDTILKSPKHQKNKLEMMALERFAVEEALKEGFDKNKEFIAFADMAAESQFMELLYNREIKEKAVFKEPAVRVRQIFIRIKDYKIAGGKRQKLTEAELKRESDIAVSRAGEIIARLGKKEKFDDLAKQYSDDFSKKSGGDIGFIVADMMPPEFSKAAFSLGEDEYTREPVVTGGGVYILQVVDREDLSAKNIDKIVKDKMQAARLKNRFFAKASREYLDALSAAGDVERHLEKAVGGRPSDMLFKVGEKVFTVADLDRRIALYTGRHAHGRAAAPVTPDLRKNVAENYFKLELLRRTALQKGLDKDPEYIKKASQRRDSILAREYIKHKGSASVSITEREMREEYDANRGERYYSVVDRGGKREKVVEPYQKVRERIKRALEGRSQSDAVRKWKEELLGSRNFAVIESKLEGDKEK, encoded by the coding sequence ATGAATCGATCCATCATCGCGGTCATGCTGGTGCCGGTGCTGGCCATTGCCGCCTGTAAAAGCAAGAATGACGTCGTTGCAACCTATGACGGGGGGCGGATCACTCGCGGCGAATTTCATGAATGGATGGACATGAAACGCCTTTCAAGGGATACGATTCTGAAGTCTCCAAAACACCAGAAAAATAAGCTGGAGATGATGGCGCTTGAGCGCTTCGCCGTGGAGGAGGCGTTGAAGGAAGGCTTTGATAAAAACAAAGAATTCATTGCCTTTGCCGACATGGCGGCCGAATCGCAGTTTATGGAGTTACTTTACAACAGGGAAATTAAGGAGAAGGCCGTTTTCAAGGAGCCTGCGGTCCGGGTCAGGCAGATATTTATCCGGATAAAGGATTACAAGATAGCGGGGGGGAAGCGGCAGAAGCTGACCGAAGCGGAATTGAAGCGCGAGTCGGATATCGCCGTGTCACGCGCCGGCGAGATTATCGCAAGGCTTGGAAAAAAGGAAAAATTCGATGACCTCGCCAAACAGTATTCCGACGACTTCTCAAAGAAAAGCGGAGGCGATATAGGATTCATCGTCGCCGACATGATGCCGCCGGAATTTTCAAAGGCCGCCTTTTCGCTCGGGGAAGATGAATACACCAGGGAGCCGGTCGTAACGGGGGGAGGCGTATACATCCTGCAGGTTGTCGACCGGGAGGACCTGAGCGCGAAAAATATTGACAAGATCGTCAAGGACAAGATGCAGGCGGCCCGCCTGAAGAACAGGTTTTTCGCGAAGGCATCCAGGGAATACCTGGATGCGCTCTCGGCGGCCGGCGATGTCGAGCGCCATCTCGAGAAAGCGGTGGGGGGCAGGCCGTCTGACATGCTTTTCAAGGTGGGAGAAAAGGTGTTTACCGTGGCAGATCTTGACCGGAGAATTGCGTTATACACCGGAAGGCATGCGCATGGCAGGGCGGCTGCCCCGGTAACCCCGGACCTTAGAAAAAATGTCGCGGAAAATTATTTTAAGCTGGAGCTTTTACGGCGCACCGCCCTGCAGAAGGGTCTGGATAAAGATCCCGAATATATAAAAAAGGCCTCTCAGAGGAGGGACTCCATTCTTGCGCGCGAATACATTAAACATAAAGGGTCCGCCTCCGTTTCGATCACGGAGCGGGAAATGCGCGAGGAATATGACGCGAACAGGGGAGAGCGCTATTACAGCGTCGTTGACCGGGGCGGGAAGAGGGAGAAGGTGGTCGAGCCCTATCAGAAAGTGCGGGAAAGAATCAAAAGGGCTCTTGAGGGCAGGAGTCAGTCGGATGCCGTGCGTAAGTGGAAAGAAGAACTGCTCGGCAGTCGTAACTTTGCGGTAATTGAATCGAAGCTCGAAGGCGACAAGGAAAAGTAG
- the atpF gene encoding F0F1 ATP synthase subunit B — MEVLKEGLLKVDPGLLLWTIITFLVLLLILWKAAWKPIVEALDARAEKVRGDIESAEKNRLETERLLSQHRDMMGKSKEEAAQIIAEGRSDAEALKNGILEKANGEAKDVIERAKREISMAKDKALSELKSEVVALSTEIASKVIAKNLNPDDQKAFIEEALTKIRTVQ; from the coding sequence ATGGAAGTCCTGAAAGAAGGTTTGTTAAAAGTCGACCCCGGTCTTCTTCTATGGACGATCATAACCTTTCTGGTGCTTCTGCTTATTCTGTGGAAGGCCGCCTGGAAGCCGATCGTCGAGGCGCTTGACGCGCGCGCGGAAAAGGTGAGAGGCGATATCGAATCTGCGGAAAAGAATCGGCTCGAAACCGAAAGGCTCCTGTCCCAGCACAGGGATATGATGGGCAAGTCGAAGGAAGAGGCCGCTCAGATAATCGCCGAGGGCAGATCCGATGCCGAGGCCCTGAAGAACGGCATCCTCGAGAAAGCCAATGGCGAAGCCAAGGATGTGATCGAGCGGGCCAAGAGAGAGATTTCGATGGCCAAGGACAAGGCTCTTTCCGAGCTTAAATCCGAAGTGGTTGCGTTGTCCACGGAGATAGCGTCCAAGGTCATTGCTAAAAACCTCAATCCAGACGACCAGAAAGCTTTCATCGAAGAAGCTCTGACAAAAATAAGGACAGTTCAGTAA
- a CDS encoding AtpZ/AtpI family protein — MPAKGTIRGVLAYSTIGLQLAGMVLVFVYGGHWLDERYSTSPGFLVVGTVLGLSIGFYSLIKELGAIDKRLKGHKEEEQEKGRKWL, encoded by the coding sequence TTGCCTGCCAAAGGCACAATAAGAGGCGTCCTGGCCTATTCAACCATAGGTTTGCAGCTTGCGGGGATGGTTCTTGTTTTCGTTTACGGTGGACACTGGCTGGATGAGCGCTATTCGACCTCCCCGGGATTCCTTGTAGTGGGGACGGTGTTGGGTCTTTCGATCGGGTTTTACAGTCTGATAAAAGAATTGGGTGCGATTGATAAACGGCTTAAGGGGCACAAGGAAGAAGAACAGGAAAAAGGACGCAAGTGGCTGTAA
- the atpA gene encoding F0F1 ATP synthase subunit alpha — protein MKIKIEEIKSIIKKEIEGYKSELDVSEVGRVIQVGDGIARLYGLENAMAGEMLEFQTGAYGLVFNLEEDSIGAVVLGDYLTIEEGHTVKRLNRVLAVPAGDELLGRVIDPLGIPMDNKGPISTSKMRPVEFLAPGIADRQPVKVPLQTGIKAIDSMTPIGRGQRELIIGDRKTGKTTIAIDTIINQKGKNCYCVYVAIGQKASTVAAVVETLEKYGAMDYTIVVAANASDPAPLQYIAPYAGCAMAEYFMYEKGKDTLCIYDDLSKQANAYRQLSLLLRRPPGREAYPGDIFYCHSRLLERAAKLSDDRGGGSLTALPIIETQEGEVSAYIPTNVISITDGQIYLQPSLFAGGIRPAVDVGISVSRVGGNAQIKAMKRYAGSLRLDLAQFRELEAFAQLGTELDQATQKQLDRGQRLVEVLKQGQYNPMAVAEQVGIIYAATQGYLDKIPVEKVRDFEARFIKFLNEAHPELLDEIYSTGELKSVEKYGKVCADFAESYLSGVHADVR, from the coding sequence ATGAAGATTAAAATAGAAGAAATCAAGTCAATCATCAAGAAAGAGATTGAAGGATATAAATCTGAGCTTGATGTCAGCGAGGTCGGCCGGGTAATCCAGGTCGGTGACGGTATCGCGCGTCTTTATGGCCTGGAGAACGCGATGGCCGGGGAAATGCTTGAGTTCCAGACCGGCGCATACGGACTGGTGTTCAACCTCGAAGAGGATTCCATCGGTGCGGTCGTGCTTGGCGATTATCTGACGATCGAGGAAGGCCACACGGTAAAGAGGCTCAATCGAGTGCTTGCCGTGCCGGCGGGCGATGAGTTGCTTGGAAGGGTTATCGACCCTCTCGGTATACCGATGGACAACAAGGGGCCGATTTCCACCAGTAAAATGCGGCCGGTCGAGTTTCTCGCTCCCGGTATTGCCGACCGGCAGCCGGTAAAGGTTCCGCTTCAGACCGGTATCAAGGCGATCGATTCCATGACCCCGATAGGTCGCGGACAGCGCGAGCTGATCATCGGTGACCGTAAAACGGGAAAGACGACCATAGCAATCGACACGATCATCAACCAGAAAGGCAAAAACTGCTATTGCGTATATGTCGCGATCGGCCAGAAGGCCTCCACCGTCGCGGCGGTTGTTGAGACGCTCGAAAAATACGGGGCGATGGATTATACGATCGTCGTGGCCGCGAACGCCTCCGATCCGGCGCCGCTCCAGTATATCGCTCCGTATGCGGGCTGTGCGATGGCCGAATATTTCATGTACGAAAAAGGCAAGGATACGCTCTGCATATACGACGACCTCTCAAAACAGGCAAACGCCTACCGGCAGCTCTCGCTGCTTCTTCGCCGTCCCCCGGGACGCGAGGCCTATCCCGGCGATATTTTCTACTGTCACTCGAGGCTTCTCGAGCGCGCGGCGAAGCTTTCTGACGACCGCGGCGGCGGATCGCTTACGGCTCTTCCGATCATCGAAACCCAGGAAGGTGAGGTGTCGGCCTATATCCCGACAAACGTCATTTCAATCACCGATGGACAGATATATCTTCAGCCCAGCCTTTTCGCCGGTGGAATCCGGCCCGCCGTCGATGTGGGTATTTCAGTTTCCCGTGTGGGCGGAAACGCGCAGATAAAGGCGATGAAAAGGTACGCCGGTTCGCTGCGACTGGATCTCGCGCAGTTCCGCGAGCTCGAGGCGTTCGCTCAGCTCGGAACCGAGCTCGACCAGGCCACGCAGAAACAGCTCGATCGTGGTCAGCGGCTCGTCGAGGTGCTCAAGCAGGGGCAGTACAACCCGATGGCCGTTGCCGAGCAGGTCGGCATCATTTACGCGGCAACACAGGGCTATCTGGACAAAATTCCCGTGGAGAAGGTGCGAGATTTTGAGGCCAGGTTCATAAAATTCCTGAACGAGGCGCACCCGGAGCTTCTGGACGAGATATATTCGACAGGCGAACTCAAGAGTGTCGAGAAGTACGGCAAGGTCTGCGCAGATTTCGCCGAAAGCTATCTGTCCGGCGTGCACGCGGACGTCCGGTAG
- the atpB gene encoding F0F1 ATP synthase subunit A translates to MIHLLHSINSFITSGGGEDESMFDVVMHHLTDYTITTGIIGKFNEQFLSTKLFGIFDMRITRWVVMLWVAALVCLVVFVPIARKIKNAKFGSSSKWVNLWEVLVTFVHDEIVEPNFDHHYVKKAMPYFLSIFFFILFCNLGGLIPGMSTATGNLGVTAGLATLTFVGMIGVGMIKQGPIGYWTGLVPRGVPAFVVPLMFPIEIIGLFIKPFALTIRLFANMTAGHVVIIIFLYLVVMFQSYWVGIGSVAGSLMIYLLELLVAFIQAYIFATLSAMFIGSSMHAH, encoded by the coding sequence ATGATTCACTTACTGCACTCGATCAATTCATTCATAACATCCGGCGGTGGCGAAGACGAATCGATGTTCGACGTCGTGATGCATCACCTGACCGACTACACCATCACCACCGGCATTATCGGAAAATTTAACGAGCAGTTTTTAAGCACCAAGCTTTTTGGAATCTTCGATATGCGCATCACCCGCTGGGTCGTGATGCTGTGGGTTGCGGCGCTCGTTTGTCTCGTTGTATTCGTCCCCATCGCGCGCAAGATTAAAAACGCCAAATTCGGCTCGTCTTCCAAGTGGGTTAATCTATGGGAGGTGCTTGTCACCTTCGTTCACGACGAGATCGTCGAGCCCAATTTTGACCACCACTACGTGAAAAAGGCCATGCCGTATTTTCTGAGCATTTTCTTCTTTATTCTCTTCTGCAACCTTGGCGGGCTCATTCCCGGAATGTCGACCGCCACCGGTAATCTCGGAGTTACTGCGGGCCTCGCGACTCTCACGTTCGTCGGGATGATAGGCGTCGGAATGATCAAGCAGGGTCCGATCGGCTACTGGACGGGGCTCGTTCCCCGCGGAGTGCCGGCTTTCGTCGTTCCGCTCATGTTCCCGATAGAAATCATAGGGCTTTTCATCAAGCCGTTCGCGCTCACCATTCGTCTTTTCGCCAACATGACTGCGGGCCACGTTGTTATAATAATCTTCCTTTATCTTGTAGTGATGTTTCAGAGCTACTGGGTGGGAATCGGCTCGGTCGCCGGGTCCCTGATGATATATCTTCTGGAACTTCTGGTGGCCTTTATCCAGGCTTATATTTTTGCGACGCTTTCGGCGATGTTTATCGGATCGTCGATGCATGCGCACTGA
- the atpH gene encoding ATP synthase F1 subunit delta, whose protein sequence is MAANEVARVYASALLDIGQERKILSQLEEELGFVAKLLDDDRDLVLFFNAPGVTKDSKKSFVDRIFKGQLSEISINFLKILIDNNRQLSIRDIHLALIEFIDKLNNRQRVQVVASFGLGAEVTKKIKDALEKKFSKEIIIEEVVDEAIIGGIVIKIGDLVIDGSLAKDLKNIKEKLLSSKVRSEAAYED, encoded by the coding sequence GTGGCTGCTAATGAAGTTGCGAGAGTGTACGCAAGCGCGTTGCTTGACATAGGGCAGGAGCGAAAAATTCTGTCGCAGCTTGAAGAGGAGCTGGGGTTCGTTGCGAAGCTTCTGGACGACGACAGGGACCTCGTATTGTTCTTCAATGCTCCGGGTGTGACCAAGGATTCCAAGAAAAGTTTCGTGGACAGGATATTCAAAGGCCAGCTGTCGGAGATCAGTATAAATTTTCTGAAGATATTGATAGATAATAATCGCCAGTTATCGATAAGGGATATACATCTGGCCCTGATCGAATTTATCGATAAGCTTAACAATCGGCAGAGGGTTCAGGTTGTGGCCAGTTTCGGTCTCGGCGCTGAGGTGACCAAAAAGATCAAGGACGCCCTGGAGAAGAAGTTCAGCAAGGAAATAATCATTGAGGAAGTTGTTGATGAGGCCATCATCGGCGGCATTGTCATAAAGATAGGCGATCTGGTTATAGATGGATCCCTGGCCAAGGATCTCAAAAATATAAAAGAGAAATTATTATCAAGCAAAGTCAGGAGCGAAGCGGCTTATGAAGATTAA